A window from Telopea speciosissima isolate NSW1024214 ecotype Mountain lineage chromosome 8, Tspe_v1, whole genome shotgun sequence encodes these proteins:
- the LOC122671380 gene encoding triacylglycerol lipase SDP1-like isoform X2: MDISNEARVDQFSIGPYTIIGRTIAFRLLFCKSLSHVRQQVFHVLWSIACQLKGYVMPVISWFHPQNPQGILAMITVMAFLLNRYTNVKSRAELAYRRKFWKNMMRSALTYEEWAHAAKMLDKETPKMNESDLYDEELVRNKLQELWHRRQEGSLRDIIFCMRADLVRNLGNMCNPELHKGRLQVPKLIKEYIGEVSTQLRMVCDSNSEELLLGEKLAFMHETRHAFGRTALLLSGGASLGSFHVGVVKTLVEHKLLPRIIAGSSVGSIMCAVVATRSWPELQSFFEDSWHSLQFFDQMGGVFTVVKRIMTQGVVHDIRQLQKLLRLLTSNLTFQEAYDMTGRILGITVCSPRKHEPPRCLNYLTSPHVLIWSAVTASCAFPGLFEAQELMAKDRSGEIVPYHPPFHLSPQEGSGVHTRRWRDGSLESDLPMMQLKELFNVNHFIVSQANPHISPLLRLKELLRTYGGNFAAKLAQLAEMEVKHRFNQVLELGFPLGGVAKLFAQDWEGDVTVVMPATLAQYSKIIQNPSYVELQKAANQGRRCTWEKLAAIKANCGIELALDECVAILNHMRRLKRSAERAAAASHGLSSTVKFNAPKRIPSWNCLARENSIGSLEEDTLSDVLCSSHQGFGGNTGGGSSARNLRNMHDGSDSESECVDLNSWTRSGGPLMRTTSANKFIDFIQNLDVDAEFSKLWTREDEVKGWVVKTTPDRSSENTEFDQRDVDNHRLPSATNSIIVGEGDLLQPESIQNGIVLNVMKKQVLTTLAHEINVSEYSFHSPVECLQVECLNESSASECDNNEETVYSCHTDMVSPNSEDHSVSAEGKCEALGS, encoded by the exons atggATATCAGTAATGAAGCTAGAGTTGATCAATTCTCCATTGGTCCTTACACAATCATTGGTAGGACAATTGCTTTTAGACTTTTATTTTGCAAGTCTTTGTCACATGTAAGGCAACAGGTTTTCCATGTTCTGTGGAGTATTGCCTGTCAATTGAAGGGCTATGTGATGCCTGTGATCTCTTGGTTCCATCCCCAAAACCCACAAGGAATATTAGCAATGATCACGGTCATGGCTTTCTTGTTGAATCGATATACAAATGTAAAATCGAGGGCTGAATTGGCTTATCGGAGGAAATTTTGGAAGAATATGATGAGGTCTGCTTTGACATATGAGGAATGGGCTCACGCAGCTAAGATGCTTGATAAGGAAACCCCAAAGATGAATGAATCAGATCTTTATGATGAGGAATTGGTGAGGAATAAGCTCCAAGAACTTTGGCACCGTCGCCAGGAAGGCTCTCTCAGAGATATAATCTTCTGTATGCGTGCTGATCTGGTTAGAAATCTAGGTAATATGTGCAACCCTGAGCTTCACAAGGGTAGGCTTCAGGTTCCCAAGCTCATAAAGGAGTACATAGGTGAAGTTTCCACCCAGTTGAGAATGGTTTGTGACTCAAATTCTGAGGAGCTGCTCTTAGGAGAGAAGTTAGCCTTCATGCATGAAACAAGACATGCCTTTGGGAGGACCGCGTTGCTCTTGAGTGGTGGCGCATCTCTGGGTTCTTTTCATGTGGGTGTTGTTAAGACattggtggagcacaagctttTGCCTCGGATAATTGCAGGTTCTAGCGTGGGCTCCATCATGTGTGCTGTTGTTGCCACAAGGTCTTGGCCTGAACTTCAAAGTTTCTTTGAGGATTCCTGGCATTCATTACAGTTCTTTGATCAGATGGGTGGGGTTTTTACAGTTGTTAAAAGAATTATGACACAAGGAGTTGTTCATGATATAAGGCAGTTGCAGAAGTTATTGAGACTTCTCACAAGTAACCTAACCTTCCAAGAGGCTTACGATATGACTGGCCGTATTTTGGGGATTACAGTTTGCTCTCCTAGGAAACATGAGCCCCCAAGGTGCCTTAACTACTTGACTTCACCTCATGTTCTTATATGGAGTGCAGTGACTGCTTCTTGTGCTTTCCCTGGTTTGTTTGAGGCTCAGGAACTGATGGCAAAGGATAGAAGTGGCGAGATTGTTCCTTATCACCCTCCATTTCACTTAAGTCCTCAAGAAGGTTCTGGTGTACATACACGCAGGTGGAGGGATGGTAGCTTAGAAAGTGATTTACCTATGATGCAGCTGAAGGAGCTCTTCAATGTCAATCATTTCATTGTCAGTCAagcaaatcctcacatttcacCATTACTGAGGCTAAAGGAGCTTCTGAGAACTTATGGAGGCAACTTTGCTGCCAAG CTTGCTCAACTTGCGGAGATGGAGGTGAAGCATAGATTCAACCAGGTACTGGAACTTGGTTTTCCACTTGGGGGGGTTGCCAAGCTGTTTGCTCAAGATTGGGAGGGTGATGTCACTGTTGTGATGCCAGCGACGCTTGCTCAG TACTCAAAAATTATTCAAAACCCATCTTACGTGGAGCTTCAAAAGGCTGCGAATCAGGGCAGGAGGTGTACTTGGGAGAAGCTTGCTGCCATTAAGGCTAACTGTGGCATTGAACTTGCATTGGATGAATGTGTAGCAATTCTCAACCACATGCGTAGGCTCAAAAGGAGTGCTGAGAGGGCTGCTGCTGCTTCCCATGGATTAAGCAGTACAGTAAAGTTTAATGCTCCTAAAAGGATTCCCTCGTGGAACTGCCTTGCAAGAGAGAACTCAATAGGGTCCCTTGAAGAAGATACCCTTTCAGATGTGTTGTGTTCATCTCACCAAGGTTTTGGTGGCAATACAGGAGGAGGGAGTTCAGCCCGGAACCTCCGTAACATGCATGATGGAAGTGATAGTGAATCAGAGTGTGTGGACCTCAATTCTTGGACGAGATCTGGTGGACCTTTGATGAGGACTACTTCAGCAAATAAGTTCATTGACTTTATCCAAAATTTGGATGTTGATGCCGAATTTAGCAAGTTGTGGACAAGGGAAGATGAGGTAAAAGGGTGGGTGGTTAA AACAACACCAGATAGGAGCTCAGAGAACACAGAATTTGACCAACGGGATGTCGACAATCATAGACTTCCTTCAGCCACTAATAGCATCATTGTTGGTGAGGGAGACCTGTTGCAGCCTGAAAGTATACAAAACGGGATTGTACTCAATGTCATGAAGAAGCAAGTACTAACTACTCTAGCGCATGAGATTAATGTTTCTGAATACTCTTTCCACAGTCCAGTTGAGTGTCTGCAAGTTGAATGTCTGAATGAAAGCTCGGCATCAGAATGTGATAACAATGAAGAGACTGTTTACAGCTGCCATACTGATATGGTTTCACCTAATTCTGAGGATCATTCAGTCTCAGCTGAAGGTAAATGTGAAGCTTTGGGCAGCTGA
- the LOC122671380 gene encoding triacylglycerol lipase SDP1-like isoform X1 → MDISNEARVDQFSIGPYTIIGRTIAFRLLFCKSLSHVRQQVFHVLWSIACQLKGYVMPVISWFHPQNPQGILAMITVMAFLLNRYTNVKSRAELAYRRKFWKNMMRSALTYEEWAHAAKMLDKETPKMNESDLYDEELVRNKLQELWHRRQEGSLRDIIFCMRADLVRNLGNMCNPELHKGRLQVPKLIKEYIGEVSTQLRMVCDSNSEELLLGEKLAFMHETRHAFGRTALLLSGGASLGSFHVGVVKTLVEHKLLPRIIAGSSVGSIMCAVVATRSWPELQSFFEDSWHSLQFFDQMGGVFTVVKRIMTQGVVHDIRQLQKLLRLLTSNLTFQEAYDMTGRILGITVCSPRKHEPPRCLNYLTSPHVLIWSAVTASCAFPGLFEAQELMAKDRSGEIVPYHPPFHLSPQEGSGVHTRRWRDGSLESDLPMMQLKELFNVNHFIVSQANPHISPLLRLKELLRTYGGNFAAKLAQLAEMEVKHRFNQVLELGFPLGGVAKLFAQDWEGDVTVVMPATLAQYSKIIQNPSYVELQKAANQGRRCTWEKLAAIKANCGIELALDECVAILNHMRRLKRSAERAAAASHGLSSTVKFNAPKRIPSWNCLARENSIGSLEEDTLSDVLCSSHQGFGGNTGGGSSARNLRNMHDGSDSESECVDLNSWTRSGGPLMRTTSANKFIDFIQNLDVDAEFSKLWTREDEVKGWVVNPNNSLVFQTAGRGDPYYRGSRGTTPDRSSENTEFDQRDVDNHRLPSATNSIIVGEGDLLQPESIQNGIVLNVMKKQVLTTLAHEINVSEYSFHSPVECLQVECLNESSASECDNNEETVYSCHTDMVSPNSEDHSVSAEGKCEALGS, encoded by the exons atggATATCAGTAATGAAGCTAGAGTTGATCAATTCTCCATTGGTCCTTACACAATCATTGGTAGGACAATTGCTTTTAGACTTTTATTTTGCAAGTCTTTGTCACATGTAAGGCAACAGGTTTTCCATGTTCTGTGGAGTATTGCCTGTCAATTGAAGGGCTATGTGATGCCTGTGATCTCTTGGTTCCATCCCCAAAACCCACAAGGAATATTAGCAATGATCACGGTCATGGCTTTCTTGTTGAATCGATATACAAATGTAAAATCGAGGGCTGAATTGGCTTATCGGAGGAAATTTTGGAAGAATATGATGAGGTCTGCTTTGACATATGAGGAATGGGCTCACGCAGCTAAGATGCTTGATAAGGAAACCCCAAAGATGAATGAATCAGATCTTTATGATGAGGAATTGGTGAGGAATAAGCTCCAAGAACTTTGGCACCGTCGCCAGGAAGGCTCTCTCAGAGATATAATCTTCTGTATGCGTGCTGATCTGGTTAGAAATCTAGGTAATATGTGCAACCCTGAGCTTCACAAGGGTAGGCTTCAGGTTCCCAAGCTCATAAAGGAGTACATAGGTGAAGTTTCCACCCAGTTGAGAATGGTTTGTGACTCAAATTCTGAGGAGCTGCTCTTAGGAGAGAAGTTAGCCTTCATGCATGAAACAAGACATGCCTTTGGGAGGACCGCGTTGCTCTTGAGTGGTGGCGCATCTCTGGGTTCTTTTCATGTGGGTGTTGTTAAGACattggtggagcacaagctttTGCCTCGGATAATTGCAGGTTCTAGCGTGGGCTCCATCATGTGTGCTGTTGTTGCCACAAGGTCTTGGCCTGAACTTCAAAGTTTCTTTGAGGATTCCTGGCATTCATTACAGTTCTTTGATCAGATGGGTGGGGTTTTTACAGTTGTTAAAAGAATTATGACACAAGGAGTTGTTCATGATATAAGGCAGTTGCAGAAGTTATTGAGACTTCTCACAAGTAACCTAACCTTCCAAGAGGCTTACGATATGACTGGCCGTATTTTGGGGATTACAGTTTGCTCTCCTAGGAAACATGAGCCCCCAAGGTGCCTTAACTACTTGACTTCACCTCATGTTCTTATATGGAGTGCAGTGACTGCTTCTTGTGCTTTCCCTGGTTTGTTTGAGGCTCAGGAACTGATGGCAAAGGATAGAAGTGGCGAGATTGTTCCTTATCACCCTCCATTTCACTTAAGTCCTCAAGAAGGTTCTGGTGTACATACACGCAGGTGGAGGGATGGTAGCTTAGAAAGTGATTTACCTATGATGCAGCTGAAGGAGCTCTTCAATGTCAATCATTTCATTGTCAGTCAagcaaatcctcacatttcacCATTACTGAGGCTAAAGGAGCTTCTGAGAACTTATGGAGGCAACTTTGCTGCCAAG CTTGCTCAACTTGCGGAGATGGAGGTGAAGCATAGATTCAACCAGGTACTGGAACTTGGTTTTCCACTTGGGGGGGTTGCCAAGCTGTTTGCTCAAGATTGGGAGGGTGATGTCACTGTTGTGATGCCAGCGACGCTTGCTCAG TACTCAAAAATTATTCAAAACCCATCTTACGTGGAGCTTCAAAAGGCTGCGAATCAGGGCAGGAGGTGTACTTGGGAGAAGCTTGCTGCCATTAAGGCTAACTGTGGCATTGAACTTGCATTGGATGAATGTGTAGCAATTCTCAACCACATGCGTAGGCTCAAAAGGAGTGCTGAGAGGGCTGCTGCTGCTTCCCATGGATTAAGCAGTACAGTAAAGTTTAATGCTCCTAAAAGGATTCCCTCGTGGAACTGCCTTGCAAGAGAGAACTCAATAGGGTCCCTTGAAGAAGATACCCTTTCAGATGTGTTGTGTTCATCTCACCAAGGTTTTGGTGGCAATACAGGAGGAGGGAGTTCAGCCCGGAACCTCCGTAACATGCATGATGGAAGTGATAGTGAATCAGAGTGTGTGGACCTCAATTCTTGGACGAGATCTGGTGGACCTTTGATGAGGACTACTTCAGCAAATAAGTTCATTGACTTTATCCAAAATTTGGATGTTGATGCCGAATTTAGCAAGTTGTGGACAAGGGAAGATGAGGTAAAAGGGTGGGTGGTTAATCCCAACAATTCTCTTGTGTTCCAGACAGCAGGCAGGGGGGATCCATATTATCGCGGTTCAAGGGGAACAACACCAGATAGGAGCTCAGAGAACACAGAATTTGACCAACGGGATGTCGACAATCATAGACTTCCTTCAGCCACTAATAGCATCATTGTTGGTGAGGGAGACCTGTTGCAGCCTGAAAGTATACAAAACGGGATTGTACTCAATGTCATGAAGAAGCAAGTACTAACTACTCTAGCGCATGAGATTAATGTTTCTGAATACTCTTTCCACAGTCCAGTTGAGTGTCTGCAAGTTGAATGTCTGAATGAAAGCTCGGCATCAGAATGTGATAACAATGAAGAGACTGTTTACAGCTGCCATACTGATATGGTTTCACCTAATTCTGAGGATCATTCAGTCTCAGCTGAAGGTAAATGTGAAGCTTTGGGCAGCTGA